The following coding sequences lie in one Oncorhynchus gorbuscha isolate QuinsamMale2020 ecotype Even-year unplaced genomic scaffold, OgorEven_v1.0 Un_scaffold_907, whole genome shotgun sequence genomic window:
- the LOC124020772 gene encoding early nodulin-75-like, translated as MLVSASSYSTPSHTDPRLQYTQPDSSRLQYTQPDSSPVTVHPARQLPGYSTPSQTAPRLQYAQSDSSPRPSYSTPSQTVPWLQYAQPDSSPVTVRPARQLPGYSTPSQTAPRLQYAQPDSSPVTVRPARQCPGYSTPSQTAPHLQYAQPDSSPVTVHPARQRPGYSTPSQTAPRLQYAQPDSTPVTVHPARQRPGYSTPSQTAPRLQYTQPDSAPVTVHPARQRPGYSTPSQTAPRLQYTQPDSAPVTVHPARQRPGYSTPSQTAPRLQYTQPDSAPVTVRPARQLPGYSTPSQTAPRLQYAQPDSSPVTVTVRPARQLPGYSTPSQTAPRLQYAQPDSTPVTVHPARQRPGYSTPSQTAPRLQYAQPDSSPVTVHPASQRPRNR; from the coding sequence ATGCTGGTTTCGGCAAGCAGTTACAGTACACCCAGCCATACAGATCCCCGGTTACAGTACACCCAGCCAGACAGCTCCCGGTTACAGTACACCCAGCCAGACAGCTCCCCGGTTACAGTACACCCAGCCAGACAGCTCCCCGGTTACAGTACACCCAGCCAGACAGCTCCCCGGTTACAGTACGCCCAGTCAGACAGCTCCCCGCGCCCCAGTTACAGTACACCCAGCCAGACAGTGCCCTGGTTACAGTACGCCCAGCCAGACAGCTCCCCAGTTACAGTACGCCCAGCCAGACAGCTCCCCGGTTACAGTACGCCCAGCCAGACAGCTCCCCGGTTACAGTACGCCCAGCCAGACAGCTCCCCGGTTACAGTACGCCCAGCCAGACAGTGCCCTGGTTACAGTACGCCCAGCCAGACAGCTCCCCACTTACAGTACGCCCAGCCAGACAGCTCCCCGGTTACAGTACACCCAGCCAGACAGCGCCCCGGTTACAGTACGCCCAGCCAGACAGCTCCCCGGTTACAGTACGCCCAGCCAGACAGCACCCCGGTTACAGTACACCCAGCCAGACAGCGCCCCGGTTACAGTACACCCAGCCAGACAGCGCCCCGGTTACAGTACACCCAGCCAGACAGCGCCCCGGTTACAGTACACCCAGCCAGACAGCGCCCCGGTTACAGTACGCCCAGCCAGACAGCTCCCCGGTTACAGTACACCCAGCCAGACAGCGCCCCGGTTACAGTACACCCAGCCAGACAGCGCCCCGGTTACAGTACACCCAGCCAGACAGCGCCCCGGTTACAGTACACCCAGCCAGACAGCGCCCCGGTTACAGTACGCCCAGCCAGACAGCTCCCCGGTTACAGTACACCCAGCCAGACAGCGCCCCGGTTACAGTACGCCCAGCCAGACAGCTCCCCAGTTACAGTTACAGTACGCCCAGCCAGACAGCTCCCCGGTTACAGTACGCCCAGCCAGACAGCACCCCGGTTACAGTACGCCCAGCCAGACAGCACCCCGGTTACAGTACACCCAGCCAGACAGCGCCCCGGTTACAGTACACCCAGCCAGACAGCGCCCCGGTTACAGTACGCCCAGCCAGACAGCTCCCCGGTTACAgtacacccagccagccagcgcCCCAGGAACAGATGA
- the LOC124020766 gene encoding heme-binding protein 1-like, protein MELFPGLVMLVALMVSVGAEGGVGPSNNSSFCSESKECLEYELVCKTDEYEVRHYSPTRWVSTDAEAYFMGVGAAMAFRRLFQYITGANNGGLQMEMTAPVLVRIPEETRMWEPAIYTLSFLLPAAYQERPPTPTNDKLYFTEMPSMDVYVRSYGGWMLSVTSRLHAHLLTKELARVQADYNHTYHYGVGYDSPLKLLNRHNEVWYVAEGEAVCSDPQEPTPPHTPTPTHTSNATPNATHTSNATPNATHTPNATLNTSHTPNVTHTPNTSHTPNATHIPSSTISDSPSDLPANRPPTPTQAPEVTPSQGSVVGETPSANSSDPQTDGPWNNTVEASLEDTPSDNAVADPADLNLA, encoded by the exons AT GGAGTTGTTCCCAGGGCTGGTGATGCTGGTGGCTCTAATGGTTTCAGTTGGTGCTGAAGGCGGCGTCGG CCCCAGCAACAACTCCAGTTTCTGCTCCGAGTCAAAGGAATGTCTGGAGTATGAGCTGGTGTGCAAAACAGATGAATATGAg gtcCGTCACTACAGTCCTACTCGTTGGGTGTCTACGGATGCGGAGGCCTACTTCATGGGGGTGGGAGCAGCCATGGCCTTCAGGAGACTgttccagtacatcactggggccaacaACGGAG GTCTCCAGATGGAGATGACTGCTCCAGTCCTGGTGAGGATCCCCGAGGAGACCAGGATGTGGGAACCAGCCATCTACACCCTCAGTTTCCTGCTTCCAGCGGCCTATCAGGAGAGACCTCCCACACCTACCAATGACAAG ctctactTTACTGAGATGCCCTCTATGGATGTGTACGTGCGTAGCTACGGAGGCTGGATGTTGTCAGTGACCTCCAGGCTTCATGCTCACCTACTGACCAAGGAGCTGGCCAGGGTTCAGGCTGACTACAACCACACCTACCACTACGGAGTGGGTTACGACAG tcctctgaAGCTGCTGAACAGACACAATGAGGTGTGGTACGTAGCTGAGGGAGAGGCTGTCTGCTCTGACCCCCAGGAACcaaccccaccacacacacctacccccacacacacatccaacgCCACACCcaatgccacacacacatccAACGCCACAcccaatgccacacacacacccaacgcCACActcaacacctcacacacacccaacgtcacacacacacccaacacctcacacacacccaaTGCCACACACATCCCCTCCAGCACCATCTCTGACTCCCCCTCAGATCTCCCAGCCAACCGGCCACCCACCCCCACCCAGGCCCCCGAGGTGACCCCCTCTCAGGGCTCGGTGGTCGGGGAGACcccctcggccaacagctctgacCCCCAGACGGACGGCCCCTGGAACAACACTGTGGAGGCCTCCCTGGAGGACACCCCCTCTGATAACGCTGTCGCCGACCCCGCTGACCTCAACCTGGCCTAG